A window of the Streptococcus sp. 116-D4 genome harbors these coding sequences:
- the yfmF gene encoding EF-P 5-aminopentanol modification-associated protein YfmF, whose product MELVHGISTHFIQSKKFKTNKITVRFTAPLSLDTIAGRMLSASMLETANQMYPTSQDLRKHLANLYGTDMSTNCFRRGQSHIVELTFTYVRDEFLSRKNVLTSQVLELVKETLFSPMLVDDGFDPSLFEIEKKQLLASLAADMDDSFYFAHKELDKLFFYDERIQLEYSDLRNRILAETPQSSYSCFKEFLANDRIDFFFLGDFNEIEIQNVLESFDFKGREGDVKVQYCQPYSNILQEGMVRKNVGQSILELGYHCPSEYGDEQHLPMIVMNGLLGGFAHSKLFTNVRENAGLAYTISSQFDVFSGFLRMYAGINRENRNQTRKMMNNQLLDLKKGYFTELELEQTKEMIRRSLLLSQDNQSSLIERAYQNALLGKSSADFKGWIAKLEQVDKDAICRAANNVKLQAIYFMEGIE is encoded by the coding sequence ATGGAGTTAGTGCATGGAATTTCAACACATTTTATCCAATCAAAAAAGTTTAAAACGAACAAAATCACCGTGCGTTTTACCGCTCCATTATCTCTTGATACGATTGCAGGTCGCATGTTGAGTGCGAGTATGCTAGAGACTGCTAATCAGATGTACCCCACTTCTCAAGATTTGAGAAAACATTTGGCCAATCTATACGGTACAGATATGTCAACCAATTGTTTCAGAAGAGGGCAAAGTCATATTGTAGAATTGACATTTACCTATGTTCGTGATGAGTTTTTAAGTAGGAAAAATGTTCTAACTTCTCAGGTTTTGGAACTAGTAAAAGAAACTCTTTTTTCACCCATGCTAGTTGATGATGGATTTGATCCGTCCTTATTTGAAATTGAGAAAAAGCAATTGCTAGCAAGTTTAGCAGCTGATATGGATGATTCTTTTTATTTCGCACATAAAGAATTGGATAAATTATTTTTTTATGATGAACGTATCCAATTGGAATATAGTGATTTGCGAAATCGTATTTTAGCTGAAACTCCACAAAGTTCTTATTCTTGTTTTAAAGAATTTTTGGCCAATGATCGAATAGATTTCTTTTTCCTAGGTGATTTTAATGAGATCGAAATTCAAAATGTATTAGAATCATTTGACTTTAAAGGTCGAGAAGGAGATGTGAAGGTTCAGTATTGTCAACCTTATTCCAATATACTTCAGGAAGGTATGGTTCGGAAAAATGTGGGACAATCCATTTTGGAATTAGGCTATCATTGCCCTTCTGAATATGGTGATGAGCAACATTTACCCATGATTGTAATGAATGGTTTACTTGGTGGATTTGCTCACTCTAAATTATTTACAAATGTACGTGAAAATGCTGGATTGGCTTACACTATTTCAAGTCAGTTCGATGTGTTTAGTGGATTCTTGAGGATGTATGCTGGTATCAATCGAGAAAATCGAAACCAGACTCGTAAAATGATGAATAATCAACTTCTTGATTTAAAAAAAGGATATTTTACAGAGCTTGAGCTAGAGCAGACCAAGGAAATGATTCGTCGGTCTTTGTTACTTTCTCAAGATAATCAAAGTTCATTGATTGAACGTGCTTATCAAAATGCTTTACTTGGGAAATCTTCAGCAGACTTTAAAGGTTGGATTGCAAAACTCGAGCAAGTTGACAAAGATGCTATTTGTAGAGCAGCTAATAATGTGAAACTACAGGCGATTTACTTTATGGAAGGAATAGAATGA